TTGGGTACTGACCAACCTTACCGCGTACACCATCTGTACCAAAGTAACGTCTTTCGTTAGACATGTTGTTTTCCTTAATTATATTTCTATCTTTTTTAATGATTGTTATTCATCATTTTAATAATTTGCATTGCTTCCAATGTATCTTCTACATCGTGAACTCGAATGATCTGAGCGCCTTTTATGGCGGCAATCGTAGCACAAGTTACACTACCAACCATACAATCGGCAGGTTTCTTATCCAACAACTTAAAGATCATTGACTTGCGAGACATCCCAGCAAGTATTGGCAAACCAAATGCGTGGAACTTATCAAGGTGCGCTAACAGCTGATAGTTATGCTCGAGCGTCTTACCAAACCCAAAGCCAGGGTCCAGAATCAGCTTATCTTTTGATATTCCCACAGCTTCACACGCTGCGATACGCTCTTGAAGAAAATCAGAGACATCTTGCAACAAGTCATCATAAGTTGGACTGGTTTGCATTGTACGTGGCTGCCCCTGCATATGCATTAGACAGATCGGCACACCTGTTTCGGCTGCCACTTCAAGTGCGCCTGGTTCTTGCAATGCACGAACATCGTTGATCAGATCAGCGCCTGCAGCAACGGCTTGTCGCATGACCTCGGCTTTACTGGTATCGATAGAAATCCACACATCGTGACGTGCGCGAATGGCTTT
The Vibrio pelagius genome window above contains:
- the folP gene encoding dihydropteroate synthase; its protein translation is MNLTANNKTLTLNHPHVMGILNVTPDSFSDGGKYNSIDNALAQAQKMIDAGVSIIDIGGESTRPGAPDVSLEEELERVIPVIKAIRARHDVWISIDTSKAEVMRQAVAAGADLINDVRALQEPGALEVAAETGVPICLMHMQGQPRTMQTSPTYDDLLQDVSDFLQERIAACEAVGISKDKLILDPGFGFGKTLEHNYQLLAHLDKFHAFGLPILAGMSRKSMIFKLLDKKPADCMVGSVTCATIAAIKGAQIIRVHDVEDTLEAMQIIKMMNNNH